The DNA region ATTTAATCATATATTTTAAGATAATTAAGCGCATAAACAAAAATTcgtttttatttacttatttacgTAATTGTGCAGGAGAAGGTGTTGGGACTTCCGTTTCAACTTTAAAGAAAGATGCTGTTGTTTATGAAGTAAACTACTGTGCTTATTCTCATGCAAAAAGACACATCGTGTTAGCAGAAAATGGCTCGTTCGATGCTGGAAGTTTTGATTTGGTCACTGCTTCTAATGAGACTGGCATCCACTGGATATTGAACAACACAGCCGATGGTGTATGACCTCTCAATTCAAAATAAACTCGGAAAATTTCTACATTGCTAAAGGCTGGTGTGATTCTTAATAATAGTTTGCAGTCGCGTGCTTTAAGATCCATTCTTTTCTATCAAGAATATGCGTAATGTTTTTagattcatatattttttatcattggaTTGGATGATAAAACATTTGAAAGGAAACGATCAAAGTTGTTGATGCCTCATAGTCATTATTTCTTCGTTTTCCTTCCCCTTCCCTTGCTTGACTAATAGTACACTAACTTAGCTTTAGAGGcggagcaaaaaaaaaatttctttaatgGTCTTGtgcattttcaaaaatttatttttgttaataattttgtatctttaaacacttaacatataaatacataatttaaaaccaaCACCTATAATTTTTCGTGACCCTGTACGGTCAAACATGTTAAACATGCTTAGAACCTACCCTTCTTAGCTTAGGGTTTCATGCTCTGATTAATAGCAACATATCAAGGAAACTAGATGATGGGGCATATGCATATGTTAGAGGCAAATACTACTATACAACATCTGAAATCAGAACAGATAACAcaaaatttggaacaaaaaacATACTATCTCATAATTTTCCCTTTTAGCTGAGCCATGCCTAAATTTAACTTAGAAAATCAGAAATATTTGAATGGAAATTAACCTTTAAAAGACGTTAGTATGTTACTGAGCGATGCTCCTTTCTTCCGTTTCTTTGTTGGTTTTGACCTCATATAGAATTTCAAAGGAGTTGTATCTTCACAGAAATTGACATTCTCATCAACTTTGTCTGAAGACGGATCTCGGGACTTGATGGAAGGAGGGAATACGATAGATAAAGGCTCTTCCACCATGTCTACGCCATTAACTCGATCAGAGAACTCGCCATCTTTCAAAGAGTCGTTCTCATTTATAGCACAGGAATCGGCTAATAAACCAGAAGGCAAGACCGGGTCAATCTCCATCCCATCATGGACATCCCTCACATTACAAAACCCTAGTTCACGAGCCTCGTGGTTTCGCAACTTATTATTAACATCGCTTAGATGCCCACTGATCCATCTCTCATCTCCGTTTAACTCTGAAAAAGAGTTTATTTGTGTCGTTAGAGATGCTGCGAGGGAAACGGCGTAATCACGAATCAACGAATCGTGGGGTGTGCAGCAAAGAATTTTCATCAATACTTGTTTGTACTGGTATAAACTAAGAGAAGCTTTAAAAGATTCTCTTCTGTGTAATACCCACTTAACCTTACAGATATGATCACACAAACTTCCCTTTTCCGATAGCTTACAATCACAAAGTGCAAATTCAGAACCAGGGTTCGATATCAAATAGAAAATGTCCCGATCTTGTTGATCTATGACTTTGGCTTGTTCCCCTTCAAAAATAACATCAGAATCGGGAATTTCCAATGAACTACGCCAAGAAGTTAACCCATCCAACCACTCATCTCTCTGGTATCGATCAAAATCATGCTTCTCGGGAAACTCATCAAGCCAAAAGTAAGAGTGAACTTTAGTGGTCAACTTGTTTACCAACCAATCAACACGATGATATACACTCGGATCGCTTTCATTTAGTACTCTCACATTCATCTGTCGATGATAAAATTCAAGCATTGCACTCATCTCCTGGCTGGCAAGAGGAAGAGTTTGTAAACTACTAACCCAAAACCCTGCAATTGCAAAACTATTTGCCATTACAACAAGGGTAGAAATAATTACAACAGGGAAAGGAGAAAAAGTTCAGAGTTGGATTTCAACACTCGTAACAAAACAAATATACTATACAATCGGTAACTTAACAAAACCTCATGCTCCTTTCACGTTATCGAAAGAACAGAAAAAAAGCAAATCAATCACAGGATATAAACGCTATACAGgacataaatgaaaaaattaccAACAATTTAACCTTTTTACtaatttcttataataatcccaacttttgattaaacatgaataatcccaactatatgAGGTGTTTGTTAAAAATGCACCAAGGTAACGTCTTGCCTAtacaacaagtcattttgcataaaaaataaaaagtaaatacaaaattaaattataaaaaattgaaaataaaaaaaaataaaaaatgaaatcatgtaaaattagtttttgattttaacttctgatttttaatatttttgatttttttattttatttttctttttttttagcaattaacCTCTAAAAACCGGTCATCATTTGGGCAACAATGTTCATGGGTAAGTGACCTtaaagttaggattattcaaagttaatcaaaagttgagattattatagtagaaaaaatcaataaaagattggattattctaggtaatttttccgacataaaatatgtttttcaaAACAATTGAAAGAAAGACAGGAGCTTCGTAAAGAATCTCAAAGTGGTTCACAACTGACCTATTCTTGGGTACCACACAGCTTTAAAGTACTCCACAAACTCAGAGTTATCTATAAAATTATCCATGAAATCATCAAACAATGTTGCATTTCCGTGTCCAGTACAGATCTCTGAAACAATTTGCCCCAACTGTTTTGACATTTGGATTCGTTTTTCTGTTTGAGAACATCGTTCCATTAAAGCTTTATGCCACGCATGACGGACTCGCCACGTTGATATCAGCACAGAGCACTCAAAAACATCCCTAcgaaatatactatatataagcAAGTCGAACATTTCATTGTGACATCTGATATGAAGAACGATTTACCCTCAGCGATTTATAATGCTTGCATTATGTCAAATGCTGAAAATCCCCCGCCCAATTGGCCCATCCCCACCTCAAAAAAATACTACCTCCAATTTAACCCAttagtcccatttagttttttacaCTTACCGAGGCAACACtttaacccttaatatctccaattatttttaattagaaataataaaaagtttatattaataatccttgtattgagatgaatcaaacaagatcccacactGTTTTAATTTTAGATGGACATgaaagatgaatcaaataaaaataataaaaaataagagcAATAAGTGAACAgtgacaaaaaataataaaaagtttatattaataatccttgtatttagatgaatcaaataaaaaataagagcaATAAGTTAAcagtgacaaaaaataaatgagactaaTGGGTAGAATAGGAGAGACTAGGGAgtatcatcttaagaaaaaagAATGCTAATTTCATGAATCAAAAGAACAAGAAGGTGAGTATAATCACTTAAATGTAAATCTAACTTTCATGTTATGGCAGAAATTTTGGGAAGATGGCATCATAAGATGCAAAATAAGACAAGAACATGTACATCACAAGTTCTTAGTTGACAAAAGAAACATACCGGATAGCCCTAACGTCAGATAAAGGATCATCTACAACAAAGCCAGCCAAATTCCATGAAGGAACCTTAGTCAAAACCCTGTTGTGAAGAGCCCTCATCCATTTATATGTATCCCTGCTCGAAAACCTCGGAGAAATCACCCAAGCGACAGGAATAGCCTTGTTCACCGAATTGAACACAAGAAGGCTGTGGACCGGATACTACATAAACAACAGAGTCACTAGAAGGACAACTACAAtcagttttaaaattttacgtAGATACAATGAAATGGACATGAAAGATGAAACATGACCAAGTAATATAGAAAACCAAACCTTCATTTTGTTTGTTCCAAATCTTGAGTCAGAAGCTAAAAGACCACCATTACCGAATCGGATCATTTGCAGCAACTGCCATTCCGTTTGAATTCCGATTGTTAATGGATCAGACTCAGAGAAGTCCTGATAAAAGAAAATGTGAGTTCGATGATCTTCCACCCACAGTCTTAGGctaacatcatcatcaatatctAGCTCATATTTAGATCGTCGTATTCTTTTCTCCTGTCTTCTCACGTATCTATGTGTTAGAAGGTCATCGCGATTAACAGGGCCCCCTTGTTTCTCTACTGTTTCATTGTGTCTCTGCATAATGGCTTCAACAGGTACACCAACATATAACAAAGAGTGAACGCGTAGACGAAGATCCTCAGATATGAATGGAGCATACATAGCACGAGTTCCGGCAGCTTTCTTGTCTTGTGGACCATGACAGGGTAATCCCTTTTTGTCAATATGTTTATCctgattatatataataagcGCAACAGAAGGACGAGCGATGAGGCGTTTCACAATGAAATGACAAGTGCAACCCCTTTTGGTATTAGGGCGTCCAGCAGATGTTTTCTTTGAAATATAAGTGTTTCTACTTGGCCGTACAACCCCCCCTTTTCTACGATCGTCTGGGCCAAAGGAACACCAATACCTAAAGATcaaaataaataccaaaacAATCAAACATGGGTGTTTTTTGCTAGGGGGAGGGCAGCAATATTCGAACTCAAGACCTTGCCCGGAGAAGTGTTACATAATCAACTAAAACAAGACCTGATTCTTAGATCAATCATATAAATCAAGGGTAAGTTCCAAAATGCTAAAATCCTCTTCAATGGAATTAGAATTATATTGATCAAGCCTTGGCAAGCAACATACTATTAATTTCTCAAGAAATGAAGAAAACCCAACCCACACAAAGAACTAGAAAGCCGAAACTTACAATATATATTCAAGAACACCATCGACTTTCACTTTGTGCGATGCCTTTGCAGGACGATGCCTCCTTGCCTCAACGTGAAATCCAGTAGGGCAGTCTTTGTTTGCGGATTCACCTCTGATAAAATCATCAACCCTCGCAAATGGAATAAGAGCAATTCTATCTACTTTGTCTCTGAATCCTTCAATCTTCGACCAAACTAAATCAGCAGCACTGAAATCCGAGGTCGAAGGACTCTGCACAGGGAGTGATAAGATGGCATCCCATCTAGCCATCTGCCACAATTACACTACAAATCAGACAATTTCACCTAAAAAGAAAACCCAATATTCTCAAAAGCTAAAACCATCCAATAACCCAACTAATCAACAAGTAAATGAAATGCATTATAACAAGGCAAAATTATGTAGGGTAAGCGTTCATTTTTTCTCTCTTGATGAGTATAAACTTCACATACTCTACTACTACTAACTAACTACTATTAAGTACTAACTACTCTAAATTAACAAACCAAAAAATTCCATCAACAGTTTTCCAACCACAAACCTTTTTAACAAAATCAATTCATCCAAAATCATCATACCCGGTATATCACGCTCACATAAGCTATGATCAAGGTAACGACAACAGACCATACCCACAACATTTCATCCAAAATACAATACTCAAAAGAACACTATGCATTGATGAGTATAAACTTGACATACTCTACTACTAAAAACTAACCACTACTAAGTACtaagtactaagtactaactatcccaaattaacaaaccacaaaaTTCTATCAACAGTTCTCCAACCACAAACTTTTTAACAAAATCAATTCATCCAAAATCATCAAAGCCGGTATATCTCACTCATATAAGCTATGATC from Amaranthus tricolor cultivar Red isolate AtriRed21 chromosome 3, ASM2621246v1, whole genome shotgun sequence includes:
- the LOC130808955 gene encoding uncharacterized protein LOC130808955, with the protein product MARWDAILSLPVQSPSTSDFSAADLVWSKIEGFRDKVDRIALIPFARVDDFIRGESANKDCPTGFHVEARRHRPAKASHKVKVDGVLEYILYWCSFGPDDRRKGGVVRPSRNTYISKKTSAGRPNTKRGCTCHFIVKRLIARPSVALIIYNQDKHIDKKGLPCHGPQDKKAAGTRAMYAPFISEDLRLRVHSLLYVGVPVEAIMQRHNETVEKQGGPVNRDDLLTHRYVRRQEKRIRRSKYELDIDDDVSLRLWVEDHRTHIFFYQDFSESDPLTIGIQTEWQLLQMIRFGNGGLLASDSRFGTNKMKYPVHSLLVFNSVNKAIPVAWVISPRFSSRDTYKWMRALHNRVLTKVPSWNLAGFVVDDPLSDVRAIRDVFECSVLISTWRVRHAWHKALMERCSQTEKRIQMSKQLGQIVSEICTGHGNATLFDDFMDNFIDNSEFVEYFKAVWYPRIGFWVSSLQTLPLASQEMSAMLEFYHRQMNVRVLNESDPSVYHRVDWLVNKLTTKVHSYFWLDEFPEKHDFDRYQRDEWLDGLTSWRSSLEIPDSDVIFEGEQAKVIDQQDRDIFYLISNPGSEFALCDCKLSEKGSLCDHICKVKWVLHRRESFKASLSLYQYKQVLMKILCCTPHDSLIRDYAVSLAASLTTQINSFSELNGDERWISGHLSDVNNKLRNHEARELGFCNVRDVHDGMEIDPVLPSGLLADSCAINENDSLKDGEFSDRVNGVDMVEEPLSIVFPPSIKSRDPSSDKVDENVNFCEDTTPLKFYMRSKPTKKRKKGASLSNILTSFKG